The following are encoded in a window of Chryseobacterium sp. genomic DNA:
- a CDS encoding efflux RND transporter permease subunit produces the protein MKLAEVSIKRPSLVIVMLALLVIGGLFSYSQLNYELIPKFEVKVVTVATVYPGASPSEVENTVSRKIEDAVSALEGVKKIQSKSYESLSVVIVQFNNDADVDFALNEAQRKINAIRSDLPEDIDEPSLTQFSLSDMPIVRMGVTGNLTENELYDLIDQRIQPVFSRIPGVSKVDIVGGQEREIRINLNQSKMEGYGLTIPEVQQIITMSNLDFPTGSLKTRENSTLIRLAGKISSVEELRNLTISSKNGQNIRLSDIAEVQDTQKVADKLARINQENTMMLQVQKQTDANAVEVSRLVQEKIAEIEEQYKGNNIKITVASDTSTFTLAAANAVIKDLLIAIALVAFVMMFFLHSFRNALIVMVAIPTSLIATFIGMFILGYSLNLMSLLGLSLVVGILVDDAIVVIENIHRHMEMGKNKVRASYDGAKEIGFTVTAITLVIVVVFLPIAMSTGLVSDIISQFCVTVIIATMLSLLVSFTVVPWLFSRYGKLEVISNTSFFGKIIYKFEEGLTWFTHKIEGILKWSLVNKLKTFAITIVLFISAIALAVMGYIGSDFFPGTDKGEFLVQIEMPKDTSLEETNFITQAAEKHLAKKPEIVKMITSVGSVSGGMGAMQSTNYKSEISVELVPKDEREDDTKVYAAKLKRDLEKVLVGAKVTTVPVGFMGAEQAPLQMTVTGTTLEDAMAYAKTAEAQLRTIDGASEIKLSVEEGNPEISVTVDRDKMTSLGLNVASVGQTLRTAFSGNTDNKFRTGNNEYDINIILDEANRTSIDDVRNINFVNQQGMRIQLSQFADINFTSGPALLERYDRSPSVTVQAQTVGKTTGTVAAEWETKMAEIKKPAGVNWVWGGNMENQSEGFGTLGIALLAAIMLVYMIMVVLYDDFLKPFIVLFSIPLSFIGALWALALTNQSLNIFTILGIIMLIGLVAKNAILLVDFANHRVDKGETIENALIQANHARLRPILMTTIAMVFGMLPIALASGAAAEMNNGLAIVIIGGLISSLFLTLIIVPVVYLIMVRLENRFSKKEKTNYEEEMVADYDHIHPENELEF, from the coding sequence ATGAAGTTAGCAGAAGTATCGATTAAACGACCCAGTTTGGTCATTGTAATGCTTGCATTACTGGTCATAGGGGGCCTATTCAGCTATTCCCAGCTGAATTATGAGCTGATCCCTAAATTTGAAGTTAAGGTAGTAACTGTAGCAACGGTTTATCCGGGTGCGTCGCCCTCCGAGGTGGAAAATACGGTCTCACGGAAAATAGAAGATGCCGTATCTGCCCTGGAAGGAGTGAAAAAGATTCAGTCCAAATCCTATGAGAGTTTATCCGTGGTAATTGTTCAGTTTAACAATGATGCCGATGTGGATTTTGCCCTGAATGAGGCACAGCGGAAGATCAATGCCATCCGGTCCGATTTGCCTGAAGATATAGACGAGCCGTCTCTTACCCAATTCTCACTTTCGGATATGCCGATCGTAAGGATGGGAGTTACCGGTAACCTTACCGAAAATGAGCTTTACGACCTGATAGACCAGAGAATTCAACCTGTATTCTCCAGAATCCCGGGCGTGTCCAAGGTTGATATTGTGGGTGGTCAGGAAAGGGAGATCAGAATCAACCTGAATCAGTCTAAAATGGAAGGCTATGGCCTCACCATTCCCGAAGTTCAGCAGATCATTACCATGTCGAACCTCGATTTCCCTACCGGAAGTCTGAAGACACGTGAAAACAGTACACTGATCCGTCTTGCGGGAAAGATCAGTTCGGTTGAAGAATTGAGAAACCTGACGATCTCTTCCAAAAACGGACAGAATATCCGACTGTCGGATATCGCTGAAGTTCAGGACACGCAAAAGGTGGCCGATAAATTAGCGAGGATCAACCAGGAAAATACAATGATGCTCCAGGTGCAGAAGCAGACAGATGCCAATGCTGTGGAAGTAAGCCGTCTGGTTCAGGAAAAAATTGCCGAGATTGAAGAGCAGTACAAAGGGAACAATATTAAGATCACGGTTGCCAGTGATACTTCAACCTTCACCCTGGCCGCTGCGAACGCTGTAATTAAAGATTTACTTATCGCGATTGCGCTTGTGGCTTTTGTTATGATGTTCTTCCTGCACAGTTTCCGAAATGCACTTATTGTAATGGTAGCCATTCCGACCTCGCTTATCGCGACTTTCATAGGAATGTTTATCCTTGGTTACAGTCTTAACCTTATGAGTTTGCTGGGTCTTTCACTGGTGGTAGGTATTCTTGTGGATGATGCGATTGTTGTTATTGAGAATATCCACCGCCACATGGAAATGGGTAAGAATAAGGTACGTGCTTCCTACGACGGTGCCAAGGAAATCGGATTTACGGTTACCGCTATTACATTGGTAATTGTGGTGGTATTCCTGCCTATTGCGATGAGTACGGGTCTCGTATCCGACATTATCTCGCAGTTCTGCGTCACGGTAATTATTGCTACCATGCTCTCACTGTTGGTGTCCTTTACGGTGGTTCCATGGTTGTTCTCGCGCTACGGGAAACTGGAGGTGATAAGCAATACTTCTTTCTTCGGAAAGATTATATATAAATTTGAGGAGGGACTTACCTGGTTTACCCATAAGATTGAGGGCATATTGAAGTGGAGTTTGGTGAACAAACTGAAAACCTTTGCCATTACCATTGTGCTCTTCATCAGTGCAATCGCATTGGCCGTTATGGGTTATATTGGCTCCGACTTTTTCCCGGGTACCGATAAAGGAGAATTCCTGGTTCAGATTGAGATGCCAAAAGATACTTCCCTGGAAGAAACCAACTTCATTACCCAGGCTGCCGAAAAGCACCTGGCCAAAAAGCCGGAGATTGTGAAGATGATCACCTCTGTAGGATCCGTTAGTGGCGGTATGGGTGCTATGCAGTCCACCAATTACAAATCCGAAATCAGTGTAGAGCTTGTTCCGAAAGATGAAAGGGAAGACGATACTAAAGTATATGCGGCCAAACTGAAACGCGATCTGGAGAAAGTTCTGGTAGGAGCGAAAGTAACTACGGTTCCGGTCGGATTTATGGGTGCGGAACAGGCTCCGCTGCAGATGACGGTAACCGGCACGACGCTTGAAGATGCAATGGCTTACGCAAAGACTGCCGAAGCGCAGCTGAGAACCATAGACGGTGCTTCTGAAATTAAACTGAGTGTGGAAGAAGGTAACCCTGAAATTTCAGTGACAGTAGACCGCGACAAGATGACTTCTCTCGGCCTGAATGTGGCCTCCGTTGGTCAGACCCTTAGAACGGCTTTCAGCGGTAATACCGATAATAAATTCCGAACCGGTAATAACGAGTATGATATCAATATCATCCTTGATGAAGCCAACAGGACAAGTATTGATGATGTCCGCAACATCAACTTCGTGAACCAGCAGGGTATGAGAATACAGCTGTCGCAGTTTGCCGATATTAACTTTACTTCGGGACCTGCCTTGCTGGAAAGGTACGACAGATCGCCATCGGTTACTGTACAGGCGCAGACTGTCGGTAAGACCACCGGTACAGTAGCTGCCGAATGGGAAACCAAGATGGCTGAAATAAAGAAACCTGCCGGTGTGAACTGGGTATGGGGCGGAAATATGGAAAACCAGAGCGAAGGTTTCGGAACTTTGGGTATCGCGCTGCTGGCCGCCATTATGTTGGTATATATGATTATGGTGGTGCTTTACGACGACTTCCTGAAACCGTTCATTGTACTCTTCTCCATTCCGCTGTCATTTATCGGTGCACTATGGGCGCTGGCGCTCACCAACCAGAGTTTGAACATTTTTACGATACTGGGTATCATCATGCTGATCGGTCTGGTGGCCAAGAATGCCATCCTGCTTGTTGATTTTGCCAATCACAGGGTAGATAAAGGTGAGACTATAGAAAATGCGCTAATCCAGGCCAACCATGCCCGTTTAAGACCTATCCTGATGACCACGATAGCGATGGTATTCGGTATGTTACCTATCGCCCTCGCTTCAGGCGCCGCAGCGGAGATGAACAACGGTCTGGCTATCGTAATTATAGGTGGACTTATCTCGTCGCTGTTCCTGACACTGATTATTGTTCCGGTTGTCTACCTTATTATGGTAAGGCTTGAAAACAGATTCAGCAAAAAGGAAAAGACCAACTATGAGGAGGAAATGGTTGCAGATTATGACCATATCCATCCGGAAAACGAACTGGAATTTTAA
- a CDS encoding efflux RND transporter periplasmic adaptor subunit — protein MKKNTIISILAILGIAVAFYFILQNNKKKNEEKVAVVAEKNTNVAVRTTLVKQEEISGEFMVNGTFLPNRQAQISAEMGGQLISLNVREGSYVRAGQSIGRLAGEKVNVNVSGAKANLDNAVMALNRYEQAYKTGGVTALQLDQARLQVKNARTQLQSANLQSGDTNVISKVSGIVNQKFVEVGTVLNPGTPIVEVVDISSVKLKVDVDQSLVSQLSVGNSVKVQPDVIEGALDGRITFIAPAASGALKFPVEITVPNSFNKLKAGMYGTAVFSRSGSGSVLTIPREAFVGSVSDNTVFVVRNNVAYLTKIQSGVNYGDRVEVISGLKAGDEVVTSGQINLTDKTPIRKLK, from the coding sequence ATGAAAAAGAATACAATCATCAGCATACTGGCCATACTGGGTATCGCTGTCGCGTTTTACTTTATCCTTCAGAACAACAAGAAGAAGAATGAGGAAAAGGTAGCGGTGGTAGCGGAAAAGAATACCAATGTGGCTGTTCGTACCACTCTCGTAAAGCAAGAGGAGATTAGCGGTGAATTTATGGTGAACGGTACATTCCTGCCCAACAGACAGGCGCAGATTTCCGCGGAAATGGGTGGACAGCTGATCTCACTCAATGTTAGAGAGGGAAGTTATGTACGTGCAGGACAAAGCATCGGCCGTTTGGCAGGTGAGAAAGTAAATGTGAACGTTTCCGGTGCAAAAGCCAATCTGGATAACGCAGTGATGGCCTTAAACCGTTATGAGCAGGCTTACAAGACAGGTGGTGTTACAGCACTTCAGCTGGATCAGGCCAGATTGCAGGTTAAAAATGCCAGAACCCAGCTTCAGTCAGCCAACTTACAGTCCGGCGATACCAACGTCATTTCTAAGGTAAGCGGCATCGTAAACCAAAAGTTTGTAGAAGTGGGAACTGTGCTTAACCCGGGTACGCCTATTGTTGAGGTGGTGGATATCTCTTCCGTTAAACTTAAGGTCGATGTAGACCAGTCATTGGTTAGCCAGCTATCTGTAGGTAACAGCGTGAAAGTTCAGCCCGATGTAATTGAAGGCGCGCTGGATGGCCGGATTACCTTCATCGCACCCGCTGCTTCGGGCGCACTCAAGTTTCCTGTGGAAATTACAGTTCCCAATTCATTTAACAAACTTAAAGCCGGTATGTACGGAACCGCAGTCTTCAGCCGAAGCGGCAGCGGCAGTGTGCTTACCATTCCGCGGGAGGCGTTTGTGGGCAGTGTGAGTGATAATACCGTATTTGTGGTACGCAATAACGTAGCCTATCTGACCAAGATCCAGAGCGGTGTAAATTATGGCGACCGTGTAGAGGTGATCAGTGGTCTGAAGGCCGGCGATGAGGTGGTTACGAGTGGCCAGATCAACCTGACGGACAAAACGCCCATCCGTAAACTGAAATAA
- a CDS encoding TolC family protein, with translation MKKLILGFILSAGLLNAQDARLLTLPEAITYALEHKAEAEKARLDIRKGDAQIAEVKSNAYPNISFNSSTSYNPLLQESVLPGEIFGAPGQQVKVAFGQKWTSSNMVQLTQNLFNQSVFVGLKAARSTKEFYLINARLTEEQIIENVANAYFQVYQAEQMLTNANSNLEITNQTIKVIKGLYDAGLARKIDYDRVVVARNNVSSGVQQLENTVDLAENALKFMIGMPMDQEIELPEQTFEPSLLPDRSANFADRTEIQLVNKQIELLEWQKKATEAEYYPSVALSANYGFLGQGEKMPWWNGKENGVFWSDMASIGLNVRVPIFNGFATKSRVELSMIEIEKARADLRETQLGLDLQHKNAVTELENNMTMISMQEQNVVLAEQVLSNTRSNYQHGLATLNDILDAERDLTEAKNNLTKAKLDYKLAEIDLLKSQGKLKTLTDNN, from the coding sequence ATGAAGAAATTAATTTTGGGCTTTATACTTTCCGCCGGACTGCTTAATGCTCAGGACGCCAGGCTGCTTACGCTGCCGGAGGCTATCACTTATGCTTTGGAGCATAAGGCTGAGGCCGAGAAAGCACGTTTGGATATCCGCAAAGGTGACGCGCAGATTGCTGAAGTGAAATCCAATGCTTACCCCAACATCAGCTTTAACAGTTCCACCAGTTATAATCCTCTCTTGCAGGAATCCGTCCTTCCTGGAGAGATCTTTGGTGCACCAGGACAGCAGGTGAAAGTTGCCTTTGGCCAGAAGTGGACTTCCAGCAATATGGTGCAGCTTACCCAGAACCTTTTTAACCAATCGGTTTTTGTGGGTCTGAAGGCGGCAAGGTCAACTAAAGAATTTTATCTGATCAATGCACGTCTGACCGAGGAGCAGATTATTGAGAACGTTGCCAATGCTTACTTTCAGGTTTACCAGGCTGAGCAGATGCTTACCAATGCCAACAGCAATCTGGAGATTACCAACCAGACCATTAAAGTGATCAAAGGTTTATATGATGCAGGACTGGCCAGAAAGATTGATTACGATAGGGTAGTTGTGGCCCGCAATAATGTAAGTTCAGGAGTGCAGCAACTTGAGAATACCGTAGACCTTGCTGAAAATGCACTCAAGTTTATGATTGGAATGCCCATGGATCAGGAAATTGAACTTCCGGAGCAGACTTTTGAACCCTCGTTGCTGCCTGACCGCAGCGCCAACTTCGCCGACCGTACTGAAATACAGTTAGTGAACAAGCAGATAGAACTGCTGGAGTGGCAGAAAAAAGCAACTGAAGCAGAATACTACCCGTCGGTAGCACTTTCTGCTAACTATGGTTTTTTGGGTCAGGGTGAAAAAATGCCGTGGTGGAACGGTAAGGAAAACGGTGTATTTTGGTCCGATATGGCATCCATAGGGTTAAATGTTCGGGTGCCGATATTTAACGGTTTCGCTACAAAATCACGTGTAGAACTTAGTATGATCGAGATAGAGAAAGCCCGCGCAGATTTAAGGGAGACGCAGCTGGGTCTGGACCTTCAACATAAAAATGCCGTTACGGAACTGGAAAACAACATGACAATGATTTCCATGCAGGAGCAAAATGTGGTTTTGGCAGAGCAGGTTCTTTCCAATACCAGAAGCAATTACCAGCATGGTTTGGCTACTTTGAATGATATTCTTGATGCGGAACGCGACCTTACCGAAGCGAAAAATAATTTAACAAAAGCAAAGCTTGATTATAAACTTGCGGAAATCGACCTGCTTAAGTCTCAGGGAAAACTGAAAACATTAACTGATAATAATTAA
- a CDS encoding TetR/AcrR family transcriptional regulator, whose protein sequence is MDESFLEKVAELFIENGAKTLTMDDIAREFGMSKKTLYQKYTTKEALLEDVLEYKLTEVIEKLNKMDKQIENAVDRMYCRDEEIEKAARSNNSVLIRQLLKYYPAIFNKHMMNFSERFTEVLVQNIERGREQGYYRTDFDAALYASIYFQMVMSYDSSPFLDTSKTDRAEYSNVALNFYMNAITTELGKQQLIKYNNIK, encoded by the coding sequence ATGGATGAAAGTTTTTTGGAAAAGGTAGCGGAATTGTTCATTGAGAATGGTGCCAAGACCCTTACAATGGATGATATAGCGCGTGAATTCGGGATGTCTAAAAAGACACTGTACCAGAAGTATACAACCAAGGAGGCTTTACTGGAAGATGTGCTGGAGTATAAACTCACTGAAGTAATTGAGAAACTCAATAAAATGGATAAGCAGATAGAGAATGCCGTGGACCGTATGTATTGCCGCGATGAGGAGATAGAAAAAGCTGCCCGGTCCAATAATTCAGTTCTTATTCGGCAGCTGCTTAAATATTATCCGGCCATCTTTAACAAACATATGATGAACTTTTCTGAAAGGTTCACGGAAGTGCTTGTTCAGAATATAGAACGCGGCCGCGAGCAGGGCTATTACCGCACGGATTTCGATGCTGCGCTTTATGCCAGTATTTATTTTCAGATGGTGATGTCTTATGACAGTTCACCATTTCTCGACACCTCGAAGACGGACCGTGCAGAATACAGTAATGTAGCACTCAACTTTTATATGAATGCAATCACTACCGAATTAGGGAAACAACAGTTAATAAAATATAACAATATAAAATAA
- the csgH gene encoding curli-like amyloid fiber formation chaperone CsgH translates to MKTLITILTVLFCCIGLEAQETAAVTGKIISENNEGQVKIKAAAISNSQTFADMNFILITLKKGKSGTSSNKQSGKFSLKPNETRILSETYVNLAEKDGLKVYLFLKDEESDRTIAKDSLEINPQQFTAAVTYIPEKDLELAGLTIDETKTRMGQMFYEIFFKKYNQIPEKYDGTVIITELPSFGRNSRITVTVDDRIIYSFLSKPDEEAVEAEALTALNYLADFTANQNLRDREFKY, encoded by the coding sequence ATGAAAACTCTCATCACAATTCTGACTGTTCTTTTCTGTTGTATAGGTCTTGAAGCACAGGAAACCGCAGCAGTTACGGGAAAAATTATTTCAGAGAACAATGAAGGTCAGGTGAAAATCAAAGCCGCTGCAATCAGCAATTCGCAAACCTTTGCGGATATGAATTTTATACTGATCACGCTTAAAAAAGGTAAATCCGGTACATCTTCCAATAAACAGAGCGGTAAATTTTCGCTTAAACCCAATGAAACTCGTATTCTGTCGGAGACGTACGTAAATCTTGCTGAAAAAGACGGGCTAAAGGTTTATCTGTTTCTGAAAGACGAAGAGTCGGACCGCACCATTGCTAAAGACAGTCTTGAAATTAATCCGCAACAGTTTACGGCTGCCGTTACTTATATCCCGGAAAAAGATCTGGAGTTGGCCGGTCTTACTATTGACGAAACAAAAACGCGGATGGGACAAATGTTTTATGAAATATTTTTTAAAAAGTACAACCAGATACCAGAGAAATATGATGGTACTGTAATCATCACAGAATTGCCGTCTTTCGGACGCAACAGCAGAATTACAGTAACAGTAGATGACCGGATTATATACAGTTTCCTGTCCAAACCGGATGAGGAGGCTGTGGAGGCCGAAGCACTAACCGCACTGAATTACCTGGCAGATTTCACAGCAAATCAAAATCTGAGAGACCGCGAATTTAAATACTGA
- a CDS encoding curli production assembly/transport component CsgF codes for MKKILYLILIFCALATTQAQQFVYKPINPAFGGETFNYQWLQSSASAQNQFDNSSGSRGLSSLNSLSSFTDNLNRQLLNEISRKLMGDQFGEGDLKPGTYVFGSMYLEVVQTGQGLLINILNTSTGEQSEILIPGS; via the coding sequence ATGAAAAAAATACTTTATCTAATCCTCATCTTTTGTGCCTTAGCAACTACACAGGCACAGCAGTTTGTATATAAACCAATCAATCCGGCCTTTGGAGGTGAAACGTTTAATTACCAATGGCTGCAAAGTTCGGCCAGTGCACAAAATCAGTTTGACAATAGTTCCGGCAGCCGGGGGCTTTCCTCACTGAACTCTCTAAGCAGTTTTACAGACAACCTGAACAGACAGCTTCTGAACGAAATATCAAGAAAACTAATGGGTGACCAATTTGGTGAGGGCGATTTAAAGCCCGGAACTTATGTTTTTGGCTCCATGTACCTTGAAGTTGTACAGACAGGCCAGGGACTTCTTATTAACATCCTGAATACCAGCACAGGGGAACAGTCTGAAATCCTTATCCCCGGCAGCTAA
- a CDS encoding CsgG/HfaB family protein — protein MKTYHQIKQASLCLVSLFLVGCTLFSIPTEREKSTMGEITRYTPEIRNLPAPKDRIVVGVYKFRDQTGQYKAAENGASWSTAVPQGTTTILLKALEDSRWFKPIERENIGNLLNERQIIRSTRKEYSGKEDDGPSLPPLLFAGIILEGGVVSYDTNVMTGGVGARYFGLGASAQYRQDRITVYLRAVSTSTGEIVKTVYTSKTILSTSVNGNFFRFIDTERLLESDIGFTQNEPVHLAVTEAIEKAVMSLIVEGVQDKLWDNKLKDPNDFNAVIAAYNSEKKVNAERFAEGSAHAIQRPRNAIFGYGEAYQLKGDYTGSRTTFGGKIGYKRFLTDHLNAELNGGVVTMENTGILKRSGITSEFNLEYLMMPRYKFSPFIYAGAGMMMLPDDVRYKAQLGGGLEYLMSRSLAVRLMTQYDLGFTDDWDAMAQGSRNDHGVRVGVGLNLYFGNKKIKK, from the coding sequence ATGAAAACATATCATCAAATAAAGCAGGCATCGCTATGCCTAGTTTCCCTCTTTCTTGTGGGCTGCACCTTATTCAGCATACCTACGGAAAGGGAAAAGTCAACGATGGGAGAAATAACTCGATATACCCCCGAAATCCGCAACCTGCCTGCACCGAAGGACAGAATTGTAGTAGGAGTATATAAATTCCGTGACCAAACCGGCCAGTATAAGGCTGCCGAAAACGGCGCAAGCTGGAGTACTGCAGTTCCTCAGGGAACCACCACTATCTTATTGAAAGCGCTGGAGGACAGCCGCTGGTTCAAGCCAATTGAAAGGGAAAATATTGGAAATTTACTGAATGAACGTCAGATTATCCGCAGTACCCGCAAAGAATATTCAGGTAAAGAGGATGATGGCCCCAGTTTGCCTCCCCTGTTGTTTGCCGGAATCATCCTGGAAGGTGGTGTAGTCTCTTACGATACAAATGTAATGACGGGCGGTGTGGGTGCCAGATACTTTGGCCTGGGCGCCAGCGCACAGTACAGACAGGACAGGATAACCGTTTATCTGCGCGCAGTATCAACATCTACCGGCGAGATTGTTAAAACGGTTTACACCTCCAAAACTATCCTTTCTACAAGTGTAAACGGCAACTTTTTCAGATTTATCGATACAGAGAGATTACTTGAATCAGATATTGGCTTTACCCAAAACGAACCCGTACATCTTGCTGTTACAGAGGCCATTGAAAAAGCAGTAATGTCACTAATTGTAGAAGGAGTACAGGACAAGCTGTGGGATAATAAACTTAAAGACCCCAATGATTTCAATGCTGTGATCGCTGCATATAACAGTGAAAAAAAGGTAAATGCTGAACGCTTTGCCGAGGGAAGCGCACATGCCATACAGCGACCCAGAAATGCAATTTTTGGATATGGCGAAGCCTATCAGCTTAAGGGAGATTACACGGGATCCAGGACCACTTTCGGAGGAAAAATCGGTTATAAGCGTTTTCTGACTGACCACCTGAACGCTGAGCTGAACGGTGGGGTTGTCACCATGGAAAATACCGGAATTCTGAAAAGGTCGGGTATCACCTCAGAGTTTAACCTGGAATATCTGATGATGCCGAGATATAAGTTCTCACCTTTCATCTACGCGGGGGCAGGTATGATGATGCTACCGGATGATGTACGCTACAAAGCCCAGCTTGGAGGAGGTTTGGAATATCTGATGAGCCGAAGTTTGGCGGTGAGGTTGATGACTCAGTATGACCTCGGGTTTACGGACGACTGGGACGCAATGGCTCAGGGGTCCCGAAACGATCACGGTGTACGTGTGGGCGTAGGCTTAAATCTATACTTCGGCAACAAAAAAATTAAAAAATAA
- a CDS encoding carboxypeptidase regulatory-like domain-containing protein encodes MKNIIIHTFFAFLLVFGLTSCSEDLIDKVQSGSIKGTVIKKGTNQPLKNVKISTSPSTETVFTKDDGSFLIENVPIGDYSVRAEMSGYLASLQGVNMKNDQQTVSVVFEMSDDTSSNSPPTIPQLISPIDNAVDQPLAVDLSWTSTDPDSTDVLKYKLTVKNDFDQNIIEINDLTAKHYYLENLKYGVTYYWQVQVSDGVNPPANSTVFRFKTSAMPNNRFHYVKKNMNGNYYIVSSNDTNVNFNLTPTTLSSFRPRLNQNAGLVAFLRNVGGNVHLFTAQPDGSDVFQVTTVPVAGFNNSELDFAWKSNVQEFIYPNFNNLYRINKDGSGLQLIYTTPDGSFITECDWSHDGSKIAIKTNDAHGYNVKIYVIDMAGNTLHTVLQNVSGAAGGLNFSVDGNQLLYTYDISGHQEPSYRQLDNRIFVYNLQNDTRKDWSAVTSKASGTNDLDPRFSPNNAEIIFTNTSNDNISPRNIYKINLQDNTRTALFPNAEMPDWE; translated from the coding sequence ATGAAAAATATCATTATACATACATTTTTTGCATTCCTGCTGGTCTTCGGATTAACTTCATGCAGCGAGGATCTTATAGACAAAGTACAGTCCGGTTCAATTAAGGGAACCGTAATAAAGAAAGGCACCAATCAGCCGCTTAAAAATGTGAAAATAAGCACGAGTCCGTCCACTGAAACGGTTTTCACAAAAGACGACGGTTCTTTCCTCATAGAAAATGTGCCGATTGGGGATTATTCTGTACGTGCAGAGATGTCGGGCTATTTGGCCAGCCTGCAAGGCGTAAATATGAAGAACGATCAGCAAACCGTTTCTGTTGTATTTGAAATGAGTGACGACACCAGCAGTAATTCACCGCCTACAATACCACAATTAATAAGCCCAATAGATAACGCGGTGGATCAACCCCTCGCGGTAGATCTTTCCTGGACCAGCACGGACCCTGATTCCACAGATGTATTAAAATATAAGCTTACTGTGAAGAACGACTTCGACCAGAATATCATTGAAATAAATGATCTTACTGCTAAACACTATTACCTGGAAAACCTGAAATATGGAGTTACTTATTACTGGCAGGTACAGGTAAGTGACGGTGTAAATCCACCGGCAAACAGTACAGTATTCCGTTTCAAGACAAGCGCAATGCCGAACAACCGCTTCCATTACGTTAAGAAGAACATGAATGGGAACTATTACATCGTTTCGTCCAATGATACCAATGTAAACTTCAACCTGACTCCTACAACACTAAGCAGCTTCCGTCCCCGTCTGAACCAGAATGCCGGTTTGGTAGCATTCCTCCGGAATGTGGGAGGAAATGTGCACCTCTTCACCGCGCAACCGGACGGCTCAGATGTTTTTCAGGTAACAACAGTTCCTGTGGCTGGCTTCAATAATAGCGAACTGGATTTCGCCTGGAAAAGCAACGTCCAGGAATTCATTTACCCAAACTTCAATAATCTATACCGGATAAACAAAGACGGTAGTGGCCTGCAACTCATCTATACTACCCCGGATGGCAGTTTTATTACAGAATGTGACTGGAGTCATGACGGCAGCAAGATTGCCATAAAGACCAACGACGCACACGGTTACAATGTTAAAATTTATGTGATAGATATGGCAGGCAATACTTTACACACTGTGCTTCAAAATGTATCCGGAGCTGCCGGTGGCCTGAATTTCTCGGTAGACGGAAATCAGTTACTCTACACGTACGACATTTCCGGCCATCAGGAGCCAAGTTACCGCCAGTTGGACAACCGAATCTTCGTATATAATCTGCAGAATGATACGCGCAAGGACTGGTCAGCTGTAACATCAAAAGCGAGCGGTACAAATGACCTGGATCCCAGATTCTCGCCAAATAATGCCGAAATCATCTTTACCAACACATCCAACGATAATATATCCCCCAGGAATATCTACAAAATCAACCTGCAGGATAATACACGAACAGCTTTATTCCCGAACGCAGAAATGCCGGATTGGGAGTGA